GGCATAGTATAAAGATTATTTTCTGCAACTACAACTTATTTTTCCAGGATTTCTCCCAATCCCGCGTCAAGCTGTGGCATATTGGGAAATGCCCAGGGATATTCTATCCATTATGAACAAATAATAAGTATTATTTAAACACAGGCAAGAAAATGGCCATGACAGCTCCTACTCTGCTTAAAATCCCTGAAAATGATAGAATAATGGAAAACAAGAACTACACTATACACATTTTGTTGCCAGCTATGTATCAAGAAAACCCCCCAGCACCCGTTGACTCTGACGTAAGTAATTCAAGATTGGTACATAGAGTGGGAAACAATTACATTTGCttctaaatagacacaaaatgctggagtaactcagcaggacaggcagcatctctcaagagaaggaatgggtgacattttgggtcgagacccttcttcagacatttgctTCTACCTCTTTGAGAAATATCATTCAGTGGTTAAAAGACAGGGAATCGCACAATATATTCAATATCACTTTTCATATGGCTATCAATTGAGTGAATTaacctctaatttcaagtaatattcTGAAGTGGGGGCCCATGGGCAAAAGTGAATCTGCCAAACATATATTAGCAATTTAACGCAACTTCAAAGGTGTGGAGGTCATTTAACCTGTGCACTTTATTTATTTGCCATTAATTCATCAGCACCGAGAAacattgtaatgtattgtatcaCAACAGTAAATTATTTTCTTAAGAAGTTGCCACTGAAATGCCACAAGTAAAATGCGTCTATCCACGCAGTAAAACCGTTCATTTAACTCAAAACAAGCGAGACTCAGGAACATTCTTTTTcagttttgtaggaaaataactacagataccagtacaaatcaaaggtatcacaaaaggtcacatttcaggtcgagacccttctccattccttctctcctgagatgctgcctgacccgttgagttactccagcattttgtgatatcttctttTTCAGTTTAATAATTTTTGTTTGAATAATTCTCTTTATATGCTAAAATCTAGATTTTATTGAATGCTGGCTGCATGACTTCGCAATGTATAGAAGGAGCAAAAGAGACAAGTTTTGCCCTTGAAGTTTTTACTCTCTGAAGACTAACATCATATTTCAATTAATTGCCTGTCAAATTAGACATGTTACTTATTAAGTTTGGGATTTTAGACAAACCTTAATGGTATCATTTTATGGTGCTAGAATAACTACAATGAACTTTTAACATATCATATTAACTTTTATCACATTAAGCAATTGATCCCTGTCATTTAACTTTTCTATTTTTTATCTGGCGACACCTAATATTTTTCTTTTATATGAATAGGTTTATTTTATTGATTTACCAGAGATGTATGCTTTTGTGAAATCCTTTGGGGGTTGGTTACTGACATGGAATTCAAAATTCTATTCCTCAAGACTGAAAACACAACTGAGTAAAGCTGACCGGAAATTTGTCTCCGGTTACTATTATGGTGCTGGCTACAACAGGTAAACATTTGGTGCATATGACCTGTTTGTTGCTTGAATTTGGTGTAAATCTGGATAATATAGTGTAAGGATTACGCCTGTGGTTTAAGATAGTCTCTGTCCTTTATTTAGTTCAAATATTAAAAATGGGCAGATAATTCTTTAACTTCACCTGTTGAACATCTATGCAACACAGTTGGCGATCTGAATGCAGGATAACTGCCTACATCAGATGCCAATGATGGTAAGGTCCAACGATAGTAGAGTATATTTTTAACAGCTGTTTAATATAATGATATCAAGAACAGTACCATGGTGATAAATTGCTGCTCTAACATGGGACAACAGATGTATATCAATAATTTCTCACATTATGAGATTGAAGTCCTGGCAATCCCAATGGCAATAGTCAAGAAAAGGCAGAATATCTGAAAAGAGGAAAATCGTTTTGTGGATACTTTTAATAGTGGTTAGGCTATGGAGACAGAATGTGCCCATCTTccttgtcctttttttgtttccTCGTATCAGCTCAGAAGAGGTGGAAGTTGAAGATAAAGAGTGGGGGTAATGTTTCAATCCATAACGTGCATCATGTATGTTAATTTGCAAGTATTCACCTCAGTAAAAATTGACTTTATCAAGATAACTTTTAAATTTCTTTTTTTGTGTAGCCCTATGACATTAATTGATCGGCACAATGAAGTGTGGTATATCGCAGAAGGAACTCCAGGATGTTCATCCTCAGACCCTGACTTGGCCATATAGGAACCTCTTGAAGAACTTTCCATGTGACATTTTGTCTAGTTCATGCTAAAATACATCATATTTGTATTCATAGCTTGTGGCATCAAAGAAAGGAAATTGCTTTGACTGATGACATTCCATATTGCTCAAAAAACACATTGATCATTATTTTCCACTTTTAAAATGGTGAGATTAGATTAACAAAGGTCATGATATTAAGCTTCTTCTACCAAACTGAAACTTTTTGCATACATTTTGCATaaaaagatttattttgcattctaATAGTTGTTAGTATTTAATTACAAGAGATGaataagttttaattgtttccagggtCCTTTCTCTTTTTTGCCTCTTCAATGCCTCAGCTCTCAACAGATAATTAACTACATTAACCCTTTAAACTACTGGCAAAAAAAACTGTACCCAGACATTTTGTTACACAGAATTGACAAATATACAACTCCATTTGCAACTGGAGGTCATTGATGCATTTTTAAAGAAGACTAGAcgaagtggaccagttgggcccaaacctctcctgcattggtgctacacactcccccctcctcctccccccaccccctccccccattccacccccTTCAACccttcttatcctccctcctcccccctccctccacccctctccttccctccctccctaggagatagatttaaactttaaaatgtgaataacttaaaaaatataacagatttcaatgaaacttcttccattagcaccgaagggatgatggtgagtaaggtgggtctaaaattggtgcactatcatgtaccgttttcgctgtagttcaggaacaaacaaacaagagatttagtatatagatgtttggtTGCAGAATGTCTATCAAGGTTTAAAATATGACCATCTGACAGAATAGCAAAATAAACTTTGCTGATTTGGCTTTTGAGAAGTAATTGTGAGGTTGAATAATTATTTGTTGTTTTCAAACTTCCAGTTTTCCCAGTACTTAATTGATGCTACAGGCTGGTGGTGGCCACAAAATACCCAGGGGATATCTTAAAACAATAATTGAGTAATGTGGTATTTCAATATTGAACGTAACTATGTTATTACTTCAGCCTTGTCAGAATTGTCTGTAATCTCTGTTGTGAGACATCATACCATGGAATTGTTCAACGAATTTCATCCTTCATTAGAGCCTTTTTAAGAAGCAATGGTTTACTACATCTaatgtttgaaataaaatatgaACACTTCACTGGGCAATTAACTTTAATTCATCACTTGTTCAGTAAACCCTTACAATTATGGACATCTATATAATGGATTTGATTATTGTGGACCGAAGCATCCGTTTGTGGTGGTGGTTGGCTAGCGGCCCACAGCGTACCGGAAAGATGGTGGTGGGGAGAGCGAGCAGTAAACCACTCTTGAAGAGTGTTGCAGCGGCTGCAACAAAGTGAGGTCCTGGGGTGTTAGATGCAGACGCAGCGCATGCCACTGCACCGACGTTACCCTGGCAGTGCGTGCTATTGTTGCATGATCATGGAGGGAGGTTCCCGTTGCACCGCCCCCCACCTCCTCCATGTTACAATGAGCCGGCTCCACGTGGCATGCTTCCAGTTGCGGGAGCagagagcgagcagcatgaaggcGGCGTGAGTACTAGGCCCACCTCCAGTGCACTACATGTGGGGACAGGGGCTCTGCAGCTCCTCGTCCTGTGAACTCCCGCTGGTTTAACCCAGCTCCCCTCCAATGCCGCATTTATTCTCACACGGCCTTAGGTTAATCTTTATTATTTACCCCCACACCTAGCTACAGCGGATAATTGGCAATATCGTTACCCTCCTCCCCCGGTGGTTcgttattgcgagggtttacAGTAGTTCATAACtaaaaattaatttttaaagagGCACTGGAAAACATTTGGGGGAAAATTCACTTTTTCAAATATGCCTATATATTGAATCTGATATTCTATATGTCTAAATAATAATGTATTTAGGAATGCACGCTGTTATATAGTTCATTGTACTAAATAAAAGTTATCTGCATATATATCATTTTTTATGTCTTTCTATGACGTTCTTTCCATCTGTTTTTCCATTAATAAGAAGTGGCACTAGAATCAAAACACATCTCCAAATCAGACATTCTAATCCACTACCTGAACACAGAGATcttcaatgaaaaataaatttagtGGAGAATTACAAggcacattttattttatttgctgtCAGCATAAAGCCTCAGAAAGTACATTTCAGGAAATCTCATTTAATTTAACATGTGGAAAACCAATATCCATTCCCAACAGTGGGGCTACCTACCGTCTTCATTTATTGCTTTtttgaatttatttatttgttgaaaTCTGGGCATTGCtgacaaagccagcatttattgcccatcacaTTTTGCCCTTGGGAGGTTGGTGATGAGCCACTTTGTTGAACTGCTGAAATTGTGCTGTGAAACATATATCAATAACATTGTTGAAAGGGGGCTCTACGATTTACATCCAGCAGTGATGAAGAAATAGCAATATATTTACAAGTCAAATGGTGTGCAACTTGAATGACAGTGCAGTGATGGTTGTGTTTCCCTGCTCCTGTAGATTTTCTTATTCACGTTTGAACCAATGCCAGAAAACTTCATGGGGTCTGGAGTCATTATTGGgaatctttggaactctcttcctcaaaggatTGTGAAAGCAGAATTGATAAATatttaagcagagatagattcttgataagcaagggTCGAATGGTTCCAATAAATAGAATGATGAAGTTAATCCGCCAGAATCTTGCTGAATTGCAAAGTAGACTGAAATAGCCGAGAGGCCTAATTCCTTTCCTAATTCACATGTTCCCCTTCAAGTATTGTTGCCTGTGTAAAACAAACAAACTTCTCCAATGCATGTTACACACCTGTACCACTGAGTACAAGGGAAAATGCTTCCACATATCAACAAAATGTACACATGCCTCAATTTTATTTTCTTGGATTCAGTTTTGACAATTTGAACATGTTCTTCCAATGAAGGTCATTATTTGCCAGAATTATAGAAAAAATTGACATCATAATTATAATTAGTAACAGACATTGTAATATACATTGTAGACTCATTTGTCCAAAATATGTGCAGAACTGGTAACTAGAACTGAGTGATGGTTTCTGATCAGTGTCAGGCCGAACATTCTGCAAGCTGTCCAACTTTTCAAAAACAGTTGCCATCATGCTCATTTTCTTTGGACAGTACATGCCGTCCCCGACTTCAAATTTTGCTGCTTGTTGAGATGTACAAAGGACCaagatatttaataaatattctAAACACCACAAGCTGTTGTACATTACTAAGCCCCTCAATGTCAACACAAAGGTAGACTTCAGGAAGCAGAGGAATACACACTCCAGCCTGTATCAATGGTGCTGATGTGGTTATCATTGAGATCTTTGAGCCTTAGgtgcaaatatcaccaacaatttgtcctggttcaAAAAGGTGACGATACAGCCAAGAAAGTGCTGCAACACCTCTAgaacctcaatggttcaatggaactttattgtcacgtatagctAATCACAGTAATTTTTTATTTTGTTGCTTACAGTTCAGTGACAACCCTACTATACATCATGCACATTCGTACTAAGTACATGAGTATAAGACAGTAGAACAccctgaggcagtacacaagagttgccacgcTTGAGACACCATCTTGTAGTCTTCAAgtcgttaaaaaaaaaacagtctTAACATGGCCATAATGACCCATTGTCCCGACAGCGGCACTGGGTTGGAGTTACAGGAGTCGGCCTGGCCAGGTGATGTATTGATGTCCTCTACTGCTGTTCCAACACTCCGTGCCACTGCAGGCTGCAGTTGCTCTGCATGCTCAGCCACTTGGAATGACGCCTGATCTGATTGAGCAGCAGACTGCTTCAGGTcctccagcagcccactccacCGACTCGACTGCTCTGACAGCTCGATGTCATCCCGTGCACACGCCAGCCCTCGTCTCCGACTGCCATCGCtcagcccctgtgccccaaagTGTCTCTCACAGCTGACCGAGAGCACCTACGATGGCACAGGTGGTAAGCCCCCAGCCCACTGACCGGCATTGTTTCTTTTTTCCGTCCGCCGCCATCGTCACCATCTTGAAGGGGCAACTCAGAAGACGAAAGAAATtctgcatgtctccaatgactcgtacaaatttctacagatacaccatgAAAAGCATCTTAATGGGATATTTCAAAGCTTTGTTTGGCAACTGCTCAAgactgcgagaaattgcagagctgtgaacactgcccagttcatcacataAACCAGTCTatctcctcccacccactccatcaacacttcatgcagcctcaggaaagcagccatcataatcaaggatcactcacacccgtcattctctcctcttctctccccttgGGTAGAAGATACAACAGCATTAAAGTACACACCACCAGACTTAAAAACAGCTTCATATCCAGTTATCAAACTCTTGAATTGACTTCTCATATATCAGGGTGGAATCCCtattcttccaatctacctctttgTAGTCCTTGCCCTATTTTAATCTGCACTCTATCTGTAGTAATAAAGCAATATCCTTAGAGGTGGGAAGGGCCATCGCTGTCAAATCCTTTTGCAAAGTTGTAGTCTCAGCACCACCCTTGGCCTCAAGGTGACTGCACTGCTGATTAGATCATCATCCATTTTCTTCCAGACAATGTGTTTGCCAATAAACTTTTGGAAAGTGATGCAGTGGTCTTTGTCAAGGCTCATCACCTTGACAAAGATACGTAGAAGGGAAAACAAATTGCCAATCATTCATGTAAcaaatccaccgggtggcgccaccagcacttgctacctcgccaacagtctgtctgtcccttctactgtttttcattattttaagtatatgttaaagtatgttttaatgttccttggtttgtttgatgtgaaggggggggggggaattgggggaaacttttttacaatctcttaccttgaaggatatgcgatttttctccgtatcgtatctccatccccactgcggcctaacatcgtggagtggtgcagcctttcctggagaccagccCGGCACTTCAAGCCGCGGgcttaacatcgtgaagctgcgatcctttgccgaggatcatctgtgaagagctccaactgcgggtccTGTGGACTTTGACACCGTGAAacccgtggtctctggttagaaaaggctgactcgggagctccaatgcCGCGGAGTGTATTTCAATCTGTCCGGACACCGGAGTTTCAATCATCCTGAGGGCTCGGACATCGGACCGTCGGT
This is a stretch of genomic DNA from Rhinoraja longicauda isolate Sanriku21f chromosome 37, sRhiLon1.1, whole genome shotgun sequence. It encodes these proteins:
- the LOC144610681 gene encoding heme-binding protein 2-like isoform X1, which translates into the protein MFWMRLILFLLFGPIKTSNSNNYRKFHCKEQKECFNYELICEISGYEVRHYQASRWIATNVTSFFMEFANYEGFTKLFHYIQGKNEEGKKMAMTAPTLLKIPENDRIMENKNYTIHILLPAMYQENPPAPVDSDVYFIDLPEMYAFVKSFGGWLLTWNSKFYSSRLKTQLSKADRKFVSGYYYGAGYNSSEEVEVEDKEWGPMTLIDRHNEVWYIAEGTPGCSSSDPDLAI
- the LOC144610681 gene encoding heme-binding protein 2-like isoform X2; its protein translation is MFWMRLILFLLFGPIKTSNSNNYRKFHCKEQKECFNYELICEISGYEVRHYQASRWIATNVTSFFMEFANYEGFTKLFHYIQGKNEEGKKMAMTAPTLLKIPENDRIMENKNYTIHILLPAMYQENPPAPVDSDVYFIDLPEMYAFVKSFGGWLLTWNSKFYSSRLKTQLSKADRKFVSGYYYGAGYNSPMTLIDRHNEVWYIAEGTPGCSSSDPDLAI